A window of Eucalyptus grandis isolate ANBG69807.140 chromosome 4, ASM1654582v1, whole genome shotgun sequence genomic DNA:
TTATATTAGGCCTTTCTTTTGACTTCATGTCATTTTTTCCCATAGCCATcgatatagatatatatatttgtacATTTCCCTTTTGGCGACCTTACTTACcttgaaattatttatcaaCTGCTTTATAATCTCCTAGCTCTCACTTTCACTTTTATGACATAAATATCTAGATATAACGTAGTAATATGGTATTGTAGCTCAAAAACATTAACCAAATAATCAGGTGAGTACAATTAAATTAATGCCTACAaacttaagaaaaataattaaattgaattacaaGTAAATGTAAACGGATTAATTGagcaatatatagaaaaaaaaattaattgtaatCTTCAACATGTGAAATGTCAGCACATCTAATTAGTTTTCTCTATAAAGATATATTATTTAGATTATTGTAATCTTCAACGCATAGCACATCttcaattataaataattgTTTTTGTAATTTGCCGTGTTAATCTAATTTTATGTTGGAGATCAACTGGATAATTTTAATAGGATGAAATTATGGAAATATGCCTTCAACGAGACTATTTTTCATTAAcatatcaattaaattaattaaaccaTTAAAATACATCCACTTTCATTCACATTTATAGGTCGGGGGTGCGCGGCTACTACCAGCCCACCTCCCGCTGAAATAAAACTATTATGTTCCCACCAAAATCACCGTGATACGGATTACATGGAGAAGATCCGTCCCGGTTGAGATGGGAGATTGTGAGGCGATGAGGCCATCATGCCCCTGTCCATCCCTATCAACGCTCTTTGTGGGTGTCAGGGttgagaaccgaaccgaaccgaaccaaaattttatgtattttaGGTTCGGTTCAGTTGTCTGTtctaataatgaaaaaataattattctcTTTTCCAGTTTAAGTTATTTCGGCTTGGTTGAACCaaaattctcaacaaaaaccaaagcCTAACTTaaaatctcttttctttatcaCTCCTTATTTAGTTTGGTTTCTATAAACaaggcaaaaaaaggaaaaccaaaaacccGAACCCGGTTATTAGTTTGGTTTGTATTCAGTTCACTTgtgattcggttcggttcttcAACTACTCACCTTATCGGTTCAGTTTGGTTTGGGCTTCTTGAAAACCTGAACTGCTGACACTCTTAGTGAGTGTCGAGCAGTGGCTGGATAGATTGCCGTCGTGCGAGGCCGGGACTTAAGGCCTTTCCTGGGATATTATCACGCAGAAGAACAAACACGCAGGATTTTCAGAAGTGTTTGCAATGAGTATTTATCTAAAATATGTAACCGAACTTTTATTTGTTCCTAACTTGGTTTTGGATGCAATTGACATAGAAACAGGTTGGGAGACAACTTTGCAATTTGGTAAGGACTAATAATTAATCTTAGATCATCAGAGTAAAGTGTGTAATTTTACTAACAtgtcgccaaaaaaaaaaaaaaaaacaattttccaGGCTAGAGAAATCACCTATATATCGAACATACTTCACTATCATTGGAAAAAAGTCGTATAGTGAACAATTTTCATGGGGCAAACTGTATACAATTGCTGTATCTAACATCATTTTCCGATTATCATTTCCATTTTCCTCTCAAGCACTATTTACCATTCCCAAATAGTCCTTCATTTCATTAGGGAAACAAGGGCAACGCTGCCACGAGTTGCAATGCATCTTGAACATCTTGATGACCTTCTCTTTTGTCGACGACCGACCGTCTATGTGCAGGAGCGCCAAGAGCTTCTTCACCGACCCGTAGATCAGCATTTCCTCCAAGACCCTCTCGCTCGGGTGGAAGCTGCCGATCAGCCACAGGATCTTCACGCTGAGCTTTGTCGCTGCGTTCGAGACATTAAGCATTTTCTTGGTCACGGCGGCAATCCCCATCCCGTGATCCACCATGGCCAATCTCCCCTCTGCGCATTCACATAGAAGCTTCAACAACATCAGTATCTTCTCACTTTTGGATCGGTTCGATTCAGGCAATAGCTCCACTAGAACACAGACGGCACCCGCCTCAATCGCCCTCACTCGGCTCTTCTTCGATGCAGAGAGCATCTCAACAAGGACCTCCAGGGCGTATGAGCTGGCCCTTGTGCATATCTCGTCCGAAACGAGTTCCAACAAGGACTTGAATAGATCTATGCCATGGTCTTGTAGGATAAAAGTCCAATGCGTCTCGCTTTGAGCCATATTCCGGAGGATGATGATGGCGTGACTCCTCGCCTCCGCGCTCCCTCTTTGAAGCATTGCCGTGACGCACTTCACAGCCTCGGGCTTCGATAATGTCTCTAGGGTCTTCGCTTCTGTGGACAATGAGAGCTGGTGCAAAACGCCGAGGGCCTCTTCGCATGCTCGGAAGATGCTGAAATCCGATCCATCCTCAAGGACCTGGCTTGCAATCTGGACAACGATCCCGATGCCTCCGGATTGGACGAAGTCGGCCTTTGCCTCATCGTCCGTCTCGATCATCGACCTGAGCTTCTTCAATGAGGTGACCTTGAAGGGGGAGGACTCCAGTGCCTCGAGTAAGCTTACGATCTCATCGTGCCTCTCAGTTGATTTACGGGACTCCGACGAGGGGGTTCCAGGCCCCCCTTTGCTTTGCCACGTGATTATGAGCCTCTTGAGGGTGTGGTTCGGTGTGATGCCAAAGCTCTCGACGCTCTGCATCGTGGCGGGGCAGGTCTTCTTCTTGTAGGCAAAGAACCACTTCTCGATGTTCTTGCGCTCGTACGTCATGCCGGTTGCAATGGTGACCGGATCCTCCATGACCTCCATTGAAATGGGGCACCTGAAATCCAGAGGATAATCCATggttctctctttttggtttttcctttgCCGTATCAAAAGTTTTGGTGGCTCTTCCAATGTTGAAATTTGAAGAGAGCGATGTTGAGGAATAGTGTCGTTGTTATATAGGAACAAGGAAAGTATAGATGTACAAGTCTAAAGATGGgaaaaaatcaaagtcaaaccTATTTGATGCCATTGCAAGCTGTGAACATGGAAACTACAAGGAAGCtttatggagatttttttaatgcttttccAATATTGGTAGTCATTTCGATAATGCCTATTTTATGCACTGACCCATGAGTTCTAACAATTTCTCAAAACAGTCCCCAATGTCTCTTTAATTTCCCCAGACCTCTAACTACCCAAATTGAATTGCTTCCCTTTTTTGTGTGTACGATGATCCTGAATAAAGCGTGCTTTCGGGCATATAGCTAGGTTTAAAGAGAGACATCTAAGTCATTATCGGATTGGTGTATGTTGCCATTTAATCTAACAATAATCCATGTACTCATTAAATTGATCAATCGTTTACGAACCTGTGAATTTCAAGGAACGGAACTGGATTTCCCAAGAATCTGATCTGCACTGACTATTCTGAAGTTATAGTGGCAAAACATTCAAAcgcaaaagagagaaggaaattcAAAACTTGGGTGTCCATTTTGAGAATACACCGAAGATGTGAAGTCAACGTCCCAAATTTCCAAGAAAGCAGACCGTGTATATGGCCGACCCAAGCTGGTGGAGTTGACTTTGAATAAAGATTGGAGCACTCATTAACTGTCGATTGATGAGATCTTGATTGGCGCACGACATGCATCGGTGCGTATTCAAATGCACTAAGCGACTTTCGGGATTCAAATAGAATACGTATAATTCGGGCGATGACTGCGAGGTGTTACATGTTGCCCCAGCTTTGTTTATTCAACGTCTTATGCGGGCTGTTGAACGGTCTCTCTgaccgactctctctctctctctggtgagaatttaattttgaaaaaaaccATTAAGATAGAGGTTGATGATGATAGTTTATCTGAAAAAATAGTAACAGTGATGGAACGGCACAATAGTTTATGTGAAAGTTTAAGAATCTTTGCTTAGGACATACTCTCCTTGAGAGTAATTGCGTGTACCGCCGAGATCGGTGAAAGTTGAAAAAAGACACAAAATTAAAGATTAAGGACAAGAAAAGACAGCAATCTTtctcttacctttaccaaaaaaaaaaaaaaaaagacagcaatcttcttctttttttgttgctttttatATCCGATACTTATTCAATTGCATCTTTGAGAGTGTCCCGCTAACAAGTTGCTATTCCAAACACAAATCCGATCATGCAACAGATGTATAATATGTCAAATAGTTGAATGATTTACATAATATACATATGTCAAATAGTTGAATGATTTACATAATATACAATGTATCAGCTGTATTTGCATAATATCTAGAATATATCCTTAACAATCAACAACATACTTATATCGCAtaggaaaatttatcaaaaaagtcataaatgtATGGatgtcaatttatttctaagccttttg
This region includes:
- the LOC104442844 gene encoding E3 ubiquitin-protein ligase PUB23; the encoded protein is MDYPLDFRCPISMEVMEDPVTIATGMTYERKNIEKWFFAYKKKTCPATMQSVESFGITPNHTLKRLIITWQSKGGPGTPSSESRKSTERHDEIVSLLEALESSPFKVTSLKKLRSMIETDDEAKADFVQSGGIGIVVQIASQVLEDGSDFSIFRACEEALGVLHQLSLSTEAKTLETLSKPEAVKCVTAMLQRGSAEARSHAIIILRNMAQSETHWTFILQDHGIDLFKSLLELVSDEICTRASSYALEVLVEMLSASKKSRVRAIEAGAVCVLVELLPESNRSKSEKILMLLKLLCECAEGRLAMVDHGMGIAAVTKKMLNVSNAATKLSVKILWLIGSFHPSERVLEEMLIYGSVKKLLALLHIDGRSSTKEKVIKMFKMHCNSWQRCPCFPNEMKDYLGMVNSA